A window of Streptomyces armeniacus contains these coding sequences:
- a CDS encoding glycoside hydrolase family 31 protein: MDARGLVRSVRVVGTAQGVRAIRSAWRRSRTDADGLPRPRPERARVPGAARGAEPRPGGGVIHFARSSLRVRVAVGGAVFCGWDGAGPEPSYALAGSCPEPDPRAGLEPDKDGGWRVVSERVMVTVSRLGSVELRTPGGAVLRRDLPPCWWGPEDGSSVTRWVQRSQVAPDARFFGLGGRSVGPRLRDGAYRLWNTDPGAFEPGQDPLYITMPVQLVVADAGSHLVFHDNTWDGRVTLHEGGEGAGSGHDRPGRCELRMSGGPLRYWVVAGAPARILRGWTALTGAPALPPHWALGHQHARWGFGTEREVRRIAAGYQERGLPLRALHLDIDHHEGHRVFTVDRHRFPDLPRLAAELRARGTRLVSIVDPAVKAEPGNAVYDSGSAADAFVRDGRGREVRGVVWPGPAVFPDFTDPKVRKWWGGLYAERLAQGFSGVWHDMNEPTSFAAFGEPTLPRSARHALEGRGGDHREAHNVYGLAMARAGYQGLLELRPARRPFLFSRSGWAGMQRYGGTWSGDVATGWPGLRASLSLVLGLGLCGVPYSGPDIGGFTGTPSPELYLRWFQLGAYLPLFRTHASKRAGRREPWEFGQEVLESAREALARREQLLPYFVTLAHLAHRTGAPYVRPLWWQHSRDRALRDCDDAFLLGDALLVAPVLEKGARRRTVRLPRGRWYDTATGQAYEGPARAELDAPLGRIPVLARAGAAIPVVGADGGIELEVWTPAPGRSGTGLLITDAGDGWDAPEVVRLTVQTGEDGGPVVTRDDGGPAGYPLRVRG, from the coding sequence ATGGATGCGCGGGGCCTGGTGCGGTCGGTCAGAGTGGTGGGCACGGCTCAGGGCGTGCGCGCCATACGGTCCGCCTGGCGCCGCAGCCGTACCGACGCCGACGGCCTCCCCCGCCCGCGCCCCGAGCGCGCCCGCGTCCCCGGCGCCGCGCGCGGCGCCGAGCCGCGCCCAGGTGGCGGCGTGATCCACTTCGCGCGGTCCTCGCTGCGGGTACGGGTCGCGGTGGGCGGCGCCGTGTTCTGCGGCTGGGACGGTGCCGGTCCCGAACCGTCGTACGCGCTGGCCGGTTCCTGTCCCGAGCCCGATCCGCGCGCCGGGCTGGAGCCGGACAAGGACGGCGGCTGGCGCGTCGTGTCCGAGCGCGTGATGGTGACCGTCTCCCGGCTCGGCTCCGTGGAACTGCGCACTCCGGGCGGCGCGGTGCTGCGCCGCGACCTGCCGCCGTGCTGGTGGGGTCCGGAGGACGGGTCGTCGGTCACGCGGTGGGTGCAGCGCTCCCAAGTGGCGCCCGACGCGCGGTTCTTCGGGCTCGGCGGCCGCTCGGTGGGTCCCCGGCTGCGGGACGGCGCGTACCGCCTCTGGAACACCGACCCGGGCGCGTTCGAGCCGGGCCAGGACCCGCTGTACATCACCATGCCGGTGCAGCTCGTGGTGGCGGACGCGGGCAGCCATCTGGTGTTCCACGACAACACGTGGGACGGCCGGGTGACGCTGCACGAGGGCGGCGAGGGCGCCGGTTCGGGCCACGACCGGCCGGGCCGCTGCGAGCTGCGGATGAGCGGCGGGCCGCTGCGGTACTGGGTGGTGGCCGGCGCGCCCGCGCGCATCCTGCGCGGCTGGACGGCGCTGACCGGCGCGCCCGCGCTGCCGCCGCACTGGGCGCTCGGGCACCAGCACGCGCGCTGGGGATTCGGCACGGAACGGGAGGTGCGCCGGATCGCCGCGGGCTATCAGGAGCGCGGCCTGCCGCTGCGCGCCCTGCACCTGGACATCGACCACCACGAGGGCCACCGCGTCTTCACCGTCGACCGGCACCGCTTCCCCGACCTGCCGCGGCTCGCGGCCGAACTCCGCGCGCGCGGCACGCGCCTGGTGTCGATCGTCGACCCGGCGGTGAAGGCCGAGCCGGGCAACGCGGTGTACGACAGCGGGTCCGCCGCGGACGCCTTCGTACGGGACGGGCGCGGGCGCGAGGTACGCGGCGTGGTGTGGCCGGGTCCGGCGGTGTTCCCCGACTTCACCGACCCGAAGGTGCGCAAGTGGTGGGGCGGGCTGTACGCGGAACGGCTCGCCCAGGGCTTCTCCGGCGTGTGGCACGACATGAACGAGCCCACGTCGTTCGCCGCGTTCGGCGAGCCGACCCTGCCGCGCTCGGCGCGGCACGCGCTGGAGGGCCGCGGCGGCGACCACCGCGAGGCGCACAACGTGTACGGGCTGGCGATGGCCAGGGCCGGCTACCAGGGGCTGCTCGAACTCCGGCCCGCCCGGCGGCCGTTCCTCTTCTCCCGCTCCGGCTGGGCCGGCATGCAGCGCTACGGCGGCACCTGGTCCGGCGACGTGGCGACCGGCTGGCCGGGGCTGCGCGCCTCGCTGTCGCTGGTGCTCGGGCTGGGGCTGTGCGGCGTGCCGTACTCGGGCCCGGACATCGGAGGGTTCACCGGGACGCCGTCGCCGGAGCTGTACCTGCGCTGGTTCCAGCTCGGCGCGTACCTCCCGCTGTTCCGCACGCACGCCTCGAAGCGGGCCGGGCGGCGCGAGCCGTGGGAGTTCGGTCAGGAGGTGCTGGAGAGCGCGCGGGAGGCGCTGGCGCGCCGGGAGCAGCTGCTGCCGTACTTCGTCACGCTGGCCCATCTCGCGCACCGTACGGGCGCGCCGTACGTGCGCCCGCTGTGGTGGCAGCACTCGCGGGACCGGGCGTTGCGCGACTGCGACGACGCGTTCCTGCTGGGCGACGCGCTGCTGGTGGCGCCGGTGCTGGAGAAGGGCGCGCGGCGGCGGACCGTACGGCTGCCGCGCGGCCGCTGGTACGACACGGCGACGGGGCAGGCGTACGAGGGGCCCGCGCGCGCGGAGCTCGACGCGCCGCTCGGCCGCATCCCGGTGCTGGCGCGGGCGGGCGCGGCGATACCGGTGGTCGGCGCGGACGGCGGCATCGAACTGGAGGTGTGGACCCCGGCCCCGGGACGCAGCGGCACCGGCCTGCTGATCACGGACGCCGGGGACGGCTGGGACGCGCCGGAGGTCGTACGGCTGACGGTGCAGACCGGGGAGGACGGCGGGCCGGTGGTGACGCGGGACGACGGGGGCCCGGCCGGCTACCCGCTGCGGGTGCGCGGCTGA
- a CDS encoding M15 family metallopeptidase — protein MSRSVSSPGRSPIRALRRRLSPLRPSVRRRPARRLVLAAVAAALLGTLTPAPAAADGARGGEPRAPEEFVALRDVAPTILQDIRYFTRHDFVGERIDGYRSPMCILTEDAARALRTAQRQFLRQGYTLKVYDCFRPQRAVDHFVRWAKDLDDERMKDEFYPRVDKSRLFEDGYIAEQSGHSRGSTVDLTLVRLPALPTRPYVPGEPLVPCYAPREERFPDNSVDMGTGYDCFDTLSHTLDPRVQGEQRANRLLLKRGLEAAGFENYAHEWWHFTFQPETFPDTYFDFPVSRRSLGGH, from the coding sequence ATGTCGCGATCAGTCTCCTCCCCAGGCCGTTCCCCCATCCGCGCGCTGCGCCGCCGCCTCTCGCCGCTGCGCCCGTCCGTACGCCGCCGTCCGGCGCGCCGCCTCGTCCTCGCCGCAGTCGCCGCAGCCCTCCTCGGCACGCTGACTCCGGCGCCCGCCGCGGCCGACGGGGCGCGCGGCGGTGAGCCGAGGGCGCCGGAGGAGTTCGTCGCGCTGCGCGACGTGGCGCCGACGATCCTCCAGGACATCCGCTACTTCACGCGGCACGACTTCGTGGGCGAGCGCATCGACGGCTACCGCAGCCCGATGTGCATCCTCACCGAGGACGCCGCCCGCGCGCTGCGCACCGCGCAGCGGCAGTTCCTGCGGCAGGGCTACACCCTGAAGGTCTACGACTGCTTCCGCCCGCAGCGCGCCGTCGACCACTTCGTGCGCTGGGCGAAGGACCTGGACGACGAGCGGATGAAGGACGAGTTCTATCCGCGCGTGGACAAGTCCCGGCTGTTCGAGGACGGTTACATCGCCGAGCAGTCCGGCCACAGCCGCGGCAGCACGGTGGACCTGACGCTGGTACGGCTCCCGGCGCTGCCCACCCGCCCGTACGTGCCCGGCGAGCCGCTCGTGCCGTGCTATGCGCCGCGGGAGGAGCGCTTCCCCGACAACTCCGTCGACATGGGCACCGGTTACGACTGCTTCGACACGCTCTCGCACACGCTCGACCCGCGGGTGCAGGGTGAGCAGCGGGCCAACCGGCTGCTGCTGAAGCGCGGGCTGGAGGCGGCGGGCTTCGAGAACTACGCCCACGAGTGGTGGCACTTCACCTTCCAGCCGGAGACGTTCCCGGACACGTACTTCGACTTCCCGGTCTCCCGCCGGTCCCTCGGCGGCCACTGA
- the ptsP gene encoding phosphoenolpyruvate--protein phosphotransferase: MDATLRGVGVSHGVAIGEARHMGTAVLEPPAKQIAAEDAAHEQTRARRAVEAVAADLIARGQLAGGEAQAVLEAQAMMAQDPELLADVERRITVGSTAERAVYDAFAAYRALLAGAGEYLAGRVADLDDVRNRIVARLLGVPMPGVPDSDEPYVLIARDLAPADTALLDPSLVLGFVTEEGGPTSHSAILARALGVPAVVALPGACELSEGTVVAVDGSTGDVVVNPGPEERSALAQTAAERKAALSTATGPGATSDGHKVPLLANIGGPSDVAAALEAGAEGVGLFRTEFLFLDDSAKAPSEDKQVAAYRQVLEAFPEGRVVVRVLDAGADKPLDFLTPADEPNPALGVRGLRTLLDHPEVLHTQLSALAKAAEGLPVYLEVMAPMVADRQDARAFADACRAAGLRAKFGAMVEIPSAALRARSVLQEVEFLSLGTNDLAQYTFAADRQVGAVSRLQDPWQPALLDLVALSAEGAKAEGKSCGVCGEAAADPLLACVLTGLGVTSLSMGSASLPYVRATLAKHTLAQCERAAAAARAADSAEDARAAAQAVLSGE, from the coding sequence ATGGACGCAACGCTTCGAGGCGTAGGTGTGAGCCACGGGGTGGCGATCGGCGAGGCACGGCACATGGGCACCGCGGTGCTGGAGCCGCCGGCCAAGCAGATCGCGGCCGAGGACGCCGCGCACGAACAGACCCGTGCCCGCCGGGCCGTGGAGGCCGTCGCGGCGGACCTGATCGCCCGTGGCCAACTGGCCGGTGGCGAGGCGCAGGCCGTGCTCGAGGCTCAGGCGATGATGGCGCAGGATCCGGAGCTGCTGGCGGACGTGGAGCGCCGGATCACGGTGGGCAGTACGGCGGAGCGCGCTGTGTACGACGCGTTCGCCGCCTATCGCGCGCTGCTCGCCGGGGCGGGCGAGTACCTCGCGGGCCGCGTCGCGGACCTGGACGACGTGCGGAACCGTATCGTCGCCCGGCTGCTGGGCGTGCCGATGCCGGGTGTGCCGGACAGCGACGAGCCGTATGTGCTGATCGCCCGTGACCTGGCGCCGGCGGACACGGCGCTGCTCGACCCCTCGCTCGTCCTCGGCTTTGTCACCGAGGAGGGCGGCCCGACCAGCCACAGCGCCATCCTGGCGCGTGCCCTGGGCGTGCCCGCAGTCGTGGCGCTGCCCGGCGCGTGCGAGCTGTCCGAGGGCACGGTCGTCGCCGTGGACGGCAGCACCGGCGATGTCGTGGTGAACCCCGGCCCCGAGGAGCGGTCCGCGCTGGCGCAGACCGCGGCCGAGCGGAAGGCCGCGCTCAGCACGGCCACCGGGCCCGGTGCGACGTCGGACGGGCACAAGGTGCCGCTGCTGGCGAACATCGGCGGTCCCTCCGACGTGGCCGCCGCGCTCGAGGCGGGTGCCGAGGGCGTGGGGCTGTTCCGTACGGAGTTCCTGTTCCTGGACGACAGCGCGAAGGCGCCGTCGGAGGACAAGCAGGTGGCCGCCTACCGGCAGGTGCTGGAGGCGTTCCCCGAAGGGCGGGTCGTCGTACGCGTCCTGGACGCGGGTGCGGACAAGCCGCTGGACTTCCTGACCCCCGCCGACGAGCCCAACCCGGCGCTCGGCGTGCGCGGACTGCGGACGCTGCTGGACCATCCCGAGGTGCTGCACACGCAGCTCTCCGCGCTGGCGAAGGCGGCCGAGGGCCTGCCCGTGTACCTCGAGGTGATGGCTCCGATGGTGGCCGACCGGCAGGACGCCCGTGCGTTCGCGGACGCGTGCCGGGCGGCGGGGCTGCGGGCAAAGTTCGGCGCGATGGTCGAGATTCCGTCGGCGGCGCTGCGGGCCCGCTCGGTGCTGCAGGAGGTGGAGTTCCTCTCCCTGGGCACCAACGACCTCGCGCAGTACACCTTCGCGGCCGACCGGCAGGTGGGCGCGGTCTCCCGGCTCCAGGACCCGTGGCAGCCCGCGCTGCTCGACCTGGTGGCGCTGTCGGCGGAGGGAGCGAAGGCAGAGGGCAAGAGCTGCGGCGTATGCGGTGAGGCGGCGGCCGATCCGCTGCTGGCCTGCGTGCTGACCGGGCTCGGCGTGACGAGCCTGTCGATGGGCTCCGCCTCGCTCCCGTACGTGCGCGCCACCCTGGCGAAGCACACGCTGGCCCAGTGCGAGCGCGCGGCAGCGGCAGCCCGCGCGGCGGACAGCGCCGAGGACGCGCGGGCCGCCGCGCAGGCGGTGCTCTCCGGGGAGTGA
- the glpK gene encoding glycerol kinase GlpK: MTDSYVAAIDQGTTSSRCIIFNQDGAIVTVDQREHRQIFPKPGWVEHDATEIWSKTQAVVAGAIAKAGLNPDQLTALGITNQRETTVLWERATGKPVHNAIVWQDTRTSALCTELGGADGQDRFRDRTGLPLASYFSGPKVAWLLDNVPGLRQRAEAGEIAFGTMDSWLIWNLTGGTDGGVHVTDVTNAGRTMLMNLETLQWDSSILSAMNVPEAVLPEIRSSAEVYGTAVGQLAGVPVASALGDQQAAVFGQTCYGVGEAKNTYGTGSFLLLNTGTRPVPSKNGLLTTMGYQLGGEPPVYCLEGSIAITGALVQWFRDQLGIISSADEIEPLAASVEDNGGAYIVPAFSGLFAPYWRSDARGVVTGLTRYVTKAHLARAVLEATSWQTREVVDAMYEDSGVRITTLKVDGGMTVNDLLMQHQSDVLGVPVIRPVVAETTCLGAAYAAGLATGVWSDTDELKAHWKRDTEWTPRMGTEEREREYHNWHKAVERSFGWEEDGAS; the protein is encoded by the coding sequence ATGACGGATTCGTACGTCGCGGCAATCGACCAGGGCACCACTTCCAGCCGTTGCATCATCTTCAACCAGGACGGCGCGATCGTCACCGTCGACCAGCGAGAGCACCGCCAGATCTTTCCCAAACCCGGCTGGGTCGAGCACGACGCCACCGAGATCTGGTCCAAGACGCAGGCCGTCGTCGCCGGAGCCATCGCCAAGGCGGGGCTGAACCCCGACCAGCTCACCGCCCTCGGCATCACCAACCAGCGCGAGACCACGGTCCTGTGGGAGCGGGCCACGGGCAAGCCCGTGCACAACGCGATCGTCTGGCAGGACACCCGTACGTCGGCGCTGTGCACGGAACTCGGCGGCGCCGACGGGCAGGACCGCTTCCGTGACCGTACGGGGCTGCCGCTCGCCAGCTACTTCTCCGGGCCGAAGGTGGCCTGGCTGCTGGACAACGTGCCGGGGCTGCGGCAGCGGGCCGAGGCGGGCGAGATCGCGTTCGGCACCATGGACTCCTGGCTGATCTGGAACCTGACCGGCGGCACCGACGGCGGCGTGCACGTCACCGACGTGACCAACGCGGGCCGCACCATGCTGATGAACCTGGAGACCCTCCAGTGGGACTCCTCGATCCTCTCGGCGATGAACGTGCCCGAGGCCGTCCTGCCGGAGATCAGGTCGTCCGCCGAGGTGTACGGCACGGCCGTCGGGCAGCTCGCCGGGGTGCCGGTGGCCTCGGCGCTCGGCGACCAGCAGGCGGCGGTGTTCGGGCAGACCTGCTACGGCGTCGGCGAGGCCAAGAACACGTACGGCACCGGCTCGTTCCTGCTGCTCAACACCGGCACGCGGCCGGTGCCGTCCAAGAACGGGCTGCTGACCACGATGGGCTACCAGCTCGGCGGCGAGCCGCCGGTCTACTGCCTGGAGGGCTCCATCGCGATCACCGGGGCGCTGGTGCAGTGGTTCCGCGACCAGCTGGGGATCATCTCCTCGGCGGACGAGATCGAGCCGCTGGCCGCGAGCGTCGAGGACAACGGCGGGGCGTACATCGTGCCGGCGTTCTCCGGCCTGTTCGCGCCGTACTGGCGCTCGGACGCCCGCGGCGTCGTCACCGGCCTCACCCGCTACGTCACCAAGGCCCATCTGGCGCGCGCCGTGCTGGAGGCGACGAGCTGGCAGACGCGTGAGGTGGTGGACGCGATGTACGAGGACTCGGGCGTACGCATCACCACCCTCAAGGTCGACGGCGGCATGACCGTCAACGACCTGCTGATGCAGCACCAGTCGGACGTTCTCGGCGTGCCGGTGATCCGGCCCGTGGTCGCCGAGACGACGTGTCTCGGCGCGGCGTACGCGGCGGGGCTGGCCACCGGCGTCTGGTCGGACACGGACGAGCTGAAGGCGCACTGGAAGCGCGACACGGAGTGGACCCCGCGCATGGGCACCGAGGAGCGGGAGCGGGAGTACCACAACTGGCACAAGGCGGTGGAGCGCAGCTTCGGCTGGGAGGAGGACGGCGCGAGCTGA
- a CDS encoding acetoacetate--CoA ligase, protein MTAAHSTPPSAHSAGSDVPRPLWQPAPERADSARITRFQTWAAERHGAPAPVPGDPAASYAALHAWSVRELPAFWQAVTEWFDVRFTTPYETVLADSAMPGARWFPGATLNYAEHALRAAEDPARAAEPALLHVDERHEPEPVGWAELRRRVGSLAAELRRLGVRPGDRVSGYLPNIPQAVVAFLATAAVGGVWTSCAPDFGARSVLDRFQQVEPTVLFTVDGYRYGGKEHDRTATVAELCRELPSLRAVVHVPLLGSPAPGGALEWDDLIAADTEPEFEPVPFDHPLWVLYSSGTTGLPKAIVQSQGGILVEHLKQIGLHCDIGPEDRFFWYTSTGWMMWNFLVSGLLAGSTVVLYDGSPGYPDTAAQWRVAERTGATVYGTSAAYVMACRKAEVHPGRDFDLSRLKCVATTGSPLPPDGFRWLHDAVADDLWIASVSGGTDVCSCFAGAVPTLPVYTGELQAPCLGTDLQAWDPAGKPLTDEVGELVVVNPMPSMPIRFWNDPDGTRYRESYFDMYPGVWRHGDWTTLTGRNTVIIHGRSDSTLNRQGVRMGSADIYEAVERLPEIRESLVVGVEQDDGGYWMPLFVHLAPGAALDDDLLARIKTTIRQSLSPRHVPDEVIEVPGVPHTLTGKRLEVPVKRLLQGTELEKAVNPGSVDNVELLRFYAGLTPGGAA, encoded by the coding sequence ATGACCGCAGCGCACAGTACGCCGCCCTCCGCCCACTCCGCCGGGTCCGACGTCCCGCGGCCCCTCTGGCAGCCCGCCCCCGAACGGGCGGACAGCGCGCGCATCACCCGGTTCCAGACCTGGGCGGCGGAACGGCACGGCGCGCCCGCACCGGTCCCGGGCGACCCGGCGGCCTCGTACGCGGCGCTGCACGCGTGGTCCGTACGGGAGCTGCCCGCGTTCTGGCAGGCCGTCACCGAGTGGTTCGACGTGCGCTTCACGACCCCGTACGAGACGGTGCTCGCCGACAGCGCCATGCCCGGCGCCCGGTGGTTCCCCGGCGCCACCCTGAACTACGCCGAGCACGCCCTTCGCGCCGCCGAGGACCCCGCCCGCGCCGCCGAGCCCGCCCTGCTGCACGTGGACGAGCGGCACGAACCGGAACCCGTCGGCTGGGCCGAGCTGCGCCGCCGGGTCGGCTCCCTCGCCGCCGAACTGCGCAGGCTCGGTGTACGCCCCGGCGACCGCGTCAGCGGCTACCTGCCCAACATCCCGCAGGCCGTCGTCGCGTTCCTCGCCACCGCGGCCGTCGGCGGCGTGTGGACCTCGTGCGCGCCCGACTTCGGCGCCCGCAGCGTCCTCGACCGCTTCCAGCAGGTCGAGCCCACCGTCCTGTTCACCGTCGACGGTTACCGCTACGGCGGCAAGGAGCACGACCGTACCGCCACCGTCGCCGAACTCTGCCGTGAACTCCCCAGTCTGCGCGCCGTCGTGCACGTACCGCTGCTCGGCAGCCCGGCGCCCGGCGGCGCGCTGGAGTGGGACGACCTGATCGCGGCGGACACGGAACCGGAGTTCGAGCCGGTCCCGTTCGACCATCCGCTCTGGGTGCTCTACTCGTCGGGCACCACCGGCCTGCCCAAGGCCATCGTCCAGTCCCAGGGCGGGATCCTGGTCGAGCACCTCAAGCAGATCGGCCTGCACTGCGACATCGGGCCCGAGGACCGGTTCTTCTGGTACACCTCCACCGGCTGGATGATGTGGAACTTCCTCGTCTCCGGCCTGCTCGCCGGCAGCACCGTCGTCCTGTACGACGGCAGTCCCGGCTACCCGGACACCGCCGCCCAGTGGCGCGTCGCCGAACGCACCGGCGCGACCGTCTACGGCACCTCCGCCGCGTACGTCATGGCCTGCCGCAAGGCCGAGGTCCACCCCGGCCGCGACTTCGACCTCTCCCGCCTCAAGTGCGTCGCCACCACCGGCTCGCCGCTGCCCCCTGACGGCTTCCGCTGGCTGCACGACGCCGTGGCGGACGACCTGTGGATCGCCTCCGTCAGCGGCGGCACCGACGTGTGCTCCTGCTTCGCCGGCGCCGTGCCCACGCTCCCCGTCTACACCGGCGAACTCCAGGCCCCCTGCCTGGGCACCGACCTCCAGGCCTGGGACCCGGCGGGCAAGCCGCTCACCGACGAGGTCGGCGAGCTCGTCGTCGTCAACCCGATGCCGTCCATGCCCATCCGCTTCTGGAACGACCCCGACGGCACGCGCTACCGCGAGAGCTACTTCGACATGTACCCGGGCGTCTGGCGGCACGGCGACTGGACCACCCTGACCGGCAGGAACACCGTGATCATCCACGGGCGTTCGGACTCCACGCTGAACCGCCAGGGCGTCCGCATGGGCTCCGCCGACATCTACGAGGCCGTCGAACGCCTCCCCGAGATCCGCGAGTCGCTCGTCGTCGGCGTCGAACAGGACGACGGCGGCTACTGGATGCCCCTCTTCGTCCACCTCGCCCCCGGCGCCGCCCTCGACGACGACCTCCTCGCCCGTATCAAGACCACCATCCGGCAGTCCCTCTCACCCCGCCACGTACCGGACGAGGTGATCGAGGTCCCGGGCGTGCCGCACACCCTCACGGGCAAGCGGCTGGAGGTTCCGGTCAAGCGCCTCCTTCAGGGAACGGAGCTGGAGAAGGCCGTCAACCCGGGCTCCGTGGACAACGTGGAGCTCCTCCGCTTCTACGCCGGACTGACCCCCGGCGGAGCCGCCTGA
- a CDS encoding MIP/aquaporin family protein, translated as MEQFSNGDIFAGEVIGTAILVLFGAGVCAAVNLRHSKAKDAGWVVIAFGWGFGVLAGAYTATPLSGGHINPAVTVGLATESGEWSKVPLYILAQMIGAFIGAVLAWLVYYSQFAANADKDHAQPTLGNFSTIPEIRNPAANLVTEVIATTVLVLPILAFGLTTGLGESGTSVLMVSLLVVGIGLSLGGPTGYAINPARDLGPRLAHAVMPIPNKGTSDWSYAWIPVAGPLIGGLIGAGIYKLAF; from the coding sequence ATGGAGCAATTCTCGAACGGGGACATCTTCGCCGGGGAAGTCATCGGTACGGCGATCCTGGTTCTCTTCGGCGCGGGAGTCTGCGCCGCCGTCAATCTGAGGCACTCGAAGGCGAAGGACGCCGGGTGGGTCGTCATCGCCTTCGGCTGGGGCTTCGGCGTGCTGGCCGGCGCGTACACCGCGACGCCGCTGTCCGGCGGCCACATCAACCCGGCGGTGACCGTCGGGCTCGCCACGGAGAGCGGCGAGTGGAGCAAGGTGCCGCTCTACATCCTGGCGCAGATGATCGGCGCGTTCATCGGCGCCGTACTGGCGTGGCTGGTCTACTACTCGCAGTTCGCCGCCAACGCCGACAAGGACCACGCGCAGCCGACGCTCGGGAACTTCTCCACCATCCCGGAGATCCGGAACCCGGCCGCGAACCTGGTCACCGAGGTCATCGCCACCACCGTGCTGGTCCTCCCGATCCTCGCCTTCGGCCTCACCACGGGCCTCGGCGAGTCGGGCACATCGGTGCTGATGGTGTCGCTCCTCGTCGTCGGCATCGGCCTGTCACTGGGCGGGCCCACCGGCTACGCCATCAACCCCGCCCGCGACCTGGGCCCGCGCCTCGCCCACGCGGTGATGCCGATCCCCAACAAGGGCACCTCGGACTGGAGCTACGCGTGGATCCCGGTGGCCGGCCCGCTCATAGGCGGACTGATCGGCGCCGGCATCTACAAACTCGCCTTCTGA
- a CDS encoding GGDEF domain-containing protein gives MPSWSDSLRFAFQPVVNLATGSVTALEILARPETGDVLAAARRAPDLDAELAALALRSAAHQETLLPLHVNVYAGTLARLGTLTALRAAVREAGRHPWEVTVDLSAPFAPAPPRALLDGVAALRAEGFRISADGVGDGDLPLNLLVDLAPDLVKLDGSLAAALPDRPERFAAAAALRRLCDGIGALLAVEGVETERQCAAAREAGAQLAQGHLFAPPMRRPAAGVHCPVTAAPAVAAPEPAGPPVTQFLRPAALLPLSASAGEVRALLTGAPDVSGVVLVDADGAPVRSIDRDRFLLPLSGRYGHALYADRPAARLADTPRTVRTDATAWEVLGVVAADERSRTGDDVAAVDGDGRCVGVVRLTDIVRALAESRVEQAASLNPLTRLPGSDAVRTEVAERIAEGRAFTLSWLDVDGFKQVNDGAGFAAGDELIRSVGRTLAGAAAADGQSATRIGHIGGDDFLILADARCLGDLAAEVLDTPWSAGGMRVTLSLATVVCEPGSVADHQQASACLAPLKKAAKALRGASWVLGRPGRDGHEVLRGTADESAVSMTLTAPQQR, from the coding sequence GTGCCCTCCTGGTCGGACTCCTTGCGCTTCGCCTTCCAGCCCGTCGTGAATCTGGCCACGGGTTCCGTGACCGCGCTGGAGATACTCGCCCGCCCGGAGACCGGCGACGTGCTGGCCGCCGCCCGGCGCGCACCGGACCTCGACGCCGAACTCGCCGCCCTCGCCCTGCGGTCGGCCGCACACCAGGAGACGCTGCTGCCGCTGCACGTCAACGTGTACGCGGGCACCCTCGCGCGGCTCGGCACGCTGACGGCGCTGCGCGCGGCCGTACGGGAGGCGGGCCGGCACCCGTGGGAGGTGACCGTCGACCTGAGCGCCCCCTTCGCACCCGCGCCCCCGCGGGCACTGCTGGACGGGGTGGCGGCGCTGCGGGCGGAGGGGTTCCGGATCAGCGCCGACGGAGTCGGCGACGGCGACCTCCCGCTGAACCTCCTCGTCGACCTCGCACCCGACCTGGTCAAGCTCGACGGCTCGCTGGCCGCCGCCCTCCCCGACCGCCCCGAGCGGTTCGCCGCCGCGGCCGCCCTGCGGCGGCTCTGCGACGGGATCGGCGCGCTCCTCGCGGTGGAGGGCGTGGAGACCGAACGGCAGTGCGCGGCCGCCCGCGAGGCGGGCGCGCAGCTCGCGCAGGGCCACCTGTTCGCGCCGCCCATGCGGCGGCCCGCGGCCGGTGTGCACTGCCCGGTGACGGCCGCGCCGGCGGTGGCGGCGCCGGAGCCGGCGGGCCCGCCGGTCACGCAGTTCCTGCGGCCCGCCGCACTGCTGCCGCTGTCCGCCTCGGCGGGCGAGGTGCGCGCGCTGCTCACCGGCGCCCCCGACGTGTCCGGTGTGGTGCTGGTCGACGCGGACGGGGCGCCCGTACGGTCCATCGACCGGGACCGCTTCCTGCTGCCGCTGTCCGGGCGCTACGGGCACGCCCTGTACGCCGACCGGCCGGCCGCCCGTCTGGCCGACACGCCGCGCACGGTCCGTACGGACGCGACCGCGTGGGAGGTGCTCGGCGTCGTCGCGGCCGACGAACGCAGCCGTACGGGCGACGACGTGGCGGCCGTGGACGGAGACGGCCGGTGCGTCGGCGTCGTCCGGCTCACCGACATCGTGCGGGCGCTCGCCGAGTCCCGCGTCGAGCAGGCCGCGTCCCTCAACCCGCTGACCCGGTTGCCGGGCTCGGACGCGGTCCGCACAGAGGTTGCCGAACGGATCGCGGAGGGCAGGGCGTTCACCCTGAGCTGGCTGGACGTGGACGGCTTCAAGCAGGTCAACGACGGCGCCGGGTTCGCGGCGGGCGACGAGCTGATTCGTTCCGTGGGGCGGACACTGGCCGGGGCCGCGGCCGCTGACGGCCAGTCGGCCACCCGTATCGGCCACATCGGCGGCGACGACTTCCTGATCCTCGCCGACGCGCGGTGCCTCGGCGACCTCGCCGCCGAGGTGCTGGACACGCCCTGGTCGGCGGGCGGCATGCGGGTGACGCTGTCGCTGGCGACCGTGGTGTGCGAGCCCGGCAGCGTCGCGGACCACCAGCAGGCCTCGGCCTGTCTGGCGCCGCTGAAGAAGGCGGCGAAGGCGCTGCGCGGCGCGAGCTGGGTGCTGGGGCGCCCGGGCCGCGACGGGCACGAAGTTCTGCGCGGCACGGCCGACGAGTCCGCCGTGTCCATGACCTTGACGGCCCCTCAGCAGCGATGA